From Streptomyces sp. NBC_00683, one genomic window encodes:
- a CDS encoding pentapeptide repeat-containing protein produces the protein MRSPARLVTGTAAAALTAVALGLATAPSAYAEGVVARPESPAWPAPRTDPGTETEAGSGAETDPKAQTVPGTDTDPGTETDLTETDLTETDLTETELTETELTETELGTVVRPGTSPRPEPVKPPPGTKPSPVKPPVSPPGTWPERPSGHVRTGVGGSAGPDTVQLAVGAGVLGSAAVGGVWLLRRRRTDGAQDG, from the coding sequence ATGCGCAGCCCTGCCCGCCTCGTGACCGGTACCGCCGCCGCGGCCCTCACCGCCGTCGCGCTCGGCCTCGCCACCGCCCCGTCCGCGTACGCCGAAGGCGTGGTGGCGAGGCCGGAGTCGCCCGCCTGGCCGGCGCCCCGGACGGATCCGGGGACGGAGACCGAGGCCGGCTCCGGAGCGGAGACCGACCCGAAGGCGCAGACGGTACCCGGGACGGACACCGACCCGGGTACGGAGACGGACCTGACCGAGACCGATCTCACGGAGACCGACCTCACCGAGACGGAACTGACGGAGACCGAGCTGACGGAGACCGAGCTGGGGACGGTGGTGCGGCCCGGAACGAGCCCGCGGCCCGAGCCCGTCAAGCCGCCGCCCGGGACGAAGCCCTCGCCGGTCAAGCCGCCCGTGTCCCCGCCCGGGACCTGGCCCGAGCGTCCCTCCGGGCACGTCAGGACCGGCGTCGGCGGCAGTGCCGGACCCGACACCGTCCAGCTCGCCGTGGGCGCCGGAGTCCTCGGCTCCGCCGCCGTCGGCGGTGTCTGGCTCCTGCGCCGGCGCCGCACGGACGGCGCGCAGGACGGCTGA